The Candidatus Saccharibacteria bacterium genome has a segment encoding these proteins:
- a CDS encoding MFS transporter, whose protein sequence is MNKNIKLLLTANYWHTFGFTLLSPLYAVYVTQQLNGSEFEIGLSYSVYGFSAGILMIIAGRVEDSISKYAKQILTFGYVLLAIASFGYLLVDSIYQLMFLQMIYAMAVAIYVPMSKTLFSKLEDDGKESSEWAIMDGGNFLIIGFSSLIGGYLLANYSFDVIFIGMGISQLFAALLVSRVAPSRI, encoded by the coding sequence ATGAACAAAAATATAAAACTACTACTCACTGCCAACTATTGGCATACATTTGGCTTTACTCTGCTATCGCCTCTGTATGCCGTGTACGTAACACAGCAACTAAACGGCTCGGAATTCGAAATTGGCCTGTCCTACTCGGTCTATGGATTCTCGGCAGGCATTTTAATGATTATTGCGGGCCGTGTAGAAGATTCAATCTCTAAATACGCCAAACAGATTTTAACCTTTGGCTACGTCCTCTTAGCAATTGCTTCATTTGGCTATTTGCTGGTGGATAGCATTTACCAACTTATGTTTTTGCAAATGATATACGCAATGGCCGTTGCCATATACGTGCCTATGTCAAAAACCTTGTTCTCGAAACTGGAAGACGACGGCAAAGAGTCGTCAGAATGGGCGATCATGGATGGCGGCAACTTTTTAATTATCGGTTTCTCGTCTTTAATTGGAGGCTACTTATTGGCAAACTATTCCTTTGATGTGATCTTTATCGGCATGGGCATAAGCCAATTATTTGCAGCCCTATTAGTTTCTCGGGTGGCGCCTTCTAGAATATAA
- a CDS encoding NUDIX domain-containing protein, whose product MTKRHSHIAAVYMILRREDGTFPMLLRQNTGYKDNEYIVPSGHVEKDEHFSDAVVRELQEEVGVSVNKDDITLVHVSHRLVDDSDEDRLDLFYEITNWQGEVVNAEPDKCTQIGWFNEQSLPDNTYDYFKEILRFIAKGQILSEL is encoded by the coding sequence ATGACAAAACGACACTCACATATAGCTGCTGTGTATATGATTTTACGGCGCGAAGACGGTACATTTCCTATGTTGCTGCGTCAAAATACTGGCTATAAAGACAACGAATATATTGTTCCGTCAGGCCATGTTGAAAAAGACGAACATTTTAGCGATGCCGTTGTTCGCGAGTTACAAGAAGAAGTCGGTGTAAGCGTCAACAAAGACGACATCACCCTTGTTCATGTCTCGCATAGATTAGTAGATGATTCTGACGAAGACCGACTGGACTTATTTTATGAAATCACCAATTGGCAAGGCGAGGTAGTAAATGCCGAGCCAGACAAGTGTACGCAGATAGGTTGGTTTAATGAACAGTCACTTCCTGATAATACCTACGATTACTTCAAAGAGATTCTTCGATTTATTGCCAAAGGCCAAATTCTAAGCGAACTTTGA